In Littorina saxatilis isolate snail1 linkage group LG8, US_GU_Lsax_2.0, whole genome shotgun sequence, a single genomic region encodes these proteins:
- the LOC138972761 gene encoding GTPase IMAP family member 9-like, whose amino-acid sequence MSGAGAPEMNTKGESKDHRILVIGKAGNGKSSVCNTIAGGQLFKIGRSFSATTETVHSEDVSRYGRRLRVVDTPDVTNLDMTPEQRQAEVSRWREETHPYPTAVLLTVRCDVRYTAEEHAIYRQIQRLWGDNSLQSRLVVAFTFGDCQDKPIAEELKTVCPELISVLRDAGQRYFMFNNKAKNADEQGEKLINFLDKNVTETKLPLPAPKPLWLTYLPHALAGVALFSGICFAASYTASNSAGAGVFGVMFFFAGLALIAWKVWDVSKRCNL is encoded by the exons ATGTCTGGAGCCGGGGCACCTGAAATGA ATACCAAAGGGGAAAGCAAGGATCATCGGATTCTGGTGATAGGCAAGGCTGGCAATGGGAAAAGCTCTGTGTGCAATACCATAGCGGGTGGACAACTCTTCAAAATTGGTAGAAGCTTCTCGGCAACCACAGAAACAGTTCATTCTGAAGACGTCAGCAGATATGGACGGAGATTACGG GTAGTGGACACACCTGATGTAACCAACCTGGACATGACCCCGGAACAGAGGCAGGCAGAAGTCAGCAGGTGGAGAGAGGAAACTCACCCCTACCCCACGGCAGTTCTCCTTACTGTCCGTTGTGATGTCAG GTACACAGCAGAAGAGCACGCCATCTACCGACAGATTCAGAGGCTGTGGGGCGACAATTCACTGCAAAGCAGGCTGGTGGTGGCCTTCACCTTTGGGGACTGTCAGGACAAACCCATAGCAGAGGAGCTGAAGACAGTCTGTCCTGAACTGATCAGTGTCCTCAGAGATGCTGGGCAACGATACTTCATGTTCAACAAcaag GCCAAAAACGCAGATGAACAGGGAGAGAAGCTGATCAACTTCTTGGacaagaatgtcacagaaaCAAAACTTCCTTTACCAGCACCTAAGCCACTTTGGTTAACCTATTTGCCTCACGCTCTTGCTGGGGTTGCTTTGTTTTCTGGAATTTGCTTTGCTGCCTCCTACACTGCAAGCAATTCTGCAGGAGCCGGTGTATTTGGAGTGATGTTTTTCTTTGCGGGCCTGGCTCTCATTGCTTGGAAAGTGTGGGACGTTTCTAAGCGTTGCAATTTGTAA
- the LOC138972762 gene encoding uncharacterized protein: MHTQFICIFKSISQSIRLGAEAVKSVGGVTALSSNNCPAPSGHGLDQMPDILLWDGVPLLLNCLQQIAVICRRFFSPAHTSVQFIPEVFYRVHVWRHGWPGKHLDMVVGEELGGESCCVRASVVLLEYGILVSQKRKGVWAQNFLHVSLGSYAPLDVHQGAPSSGIDRPPHHDASTTMNGCLIHTVGRVTFVYSPVDPPPTIMSLQQEVGLVAEPHVSPVIPDGPAKVLVAPLHSVLAMAAGEDSSSVRSASSQTSFMQAVPHGLVR, encoded by the coding sequence atgcacacacagttcatttgcatcttcaaatcaatcagtcaatcaatacgattgggtgccgaggctgtcaagtcagtagggggtgtgactgccttgagcagcaacaactgcccggcaccttctgggcatggactggatcagatgccggatatcttgctgtgggatggtgtcccactcctcctgaattGCCTGCAacagatcgcggtgatttgccggcgcttcttctcgcctgcgcacacgtctgtccaattcatcccagaggtgttctatcgggttcatgtctggcgacatggatggccagggaagcacctggacatggtggtcggtgaggaactgggtggtgagtcgtgctgtgtgcgggcgagcgttgtcctgctggaatatggcatcctggtcagccagaagaggaagggcgtgtgggcgcagaatttcctccacgtatcgctgggcagttatgcgcccttggacgtgcaccagggtgctccttccagcggtattgatcgccccccacaccatgacgcctccaccaccatgaacgggtgcctcatccacacagttgggcgcgtaacgttcgtttactctccggtagaccctcctccgaccatcatgtcgctgcagcaggaagtaggactcgtcgctgaaccacacgtgtctccagtgattccggacggtccagcgaaggtgctggttgccccactgcactcggttctggcgatggcggcgggtgaggacagctcctctgtgaggtctgcgagctctcaaaccagcttcatgcaggcggttccgcacggtctggtccgataa